One window from the genome of Aedes aegypti strain LVP_AGWG unplaced genomic scaffold, AaegL5.0 Primary Assembly AGWG_AaegL5_hic_scaff_2005_PBJ_arrow, whole genome shotgun sequence encodes:
- the LOC110680919 gene encoding uncharacterized protein LOC110680919, with product MLFNMVIFCSVCSLFHFCNLHTCLGLAEDADDAGKKTTKTKAKKAKKTDADHGPETALGAGASGDNELVEVTKIVSTSIKTPIVHVCFGYIPEDKLDPGLRYVYVIRRFSSPI from the exons ATGCTGTTTAACATGGTGATTTTTTGTTCTGTCTGCTCTCTGTTTCATTTCTGTAATCTGCATACTTGCCTAGGTCTGGCCGAGGATGCGGATGATGCTG GAAAGAAGACCACCAAAACCAAAGCCAAGAAAGCGAAGAAAACAG ATGCTGACCATGGCCCGGAGACTGCCCTAGGAGCCGGAGCTTCCGGCGATAATGAGCTCGTTGAAGTTACT AAAATTGTTTCGACCTCCATAAAGACGCCAATCGTGCACGTTTGCTTCGGATACATACCGGAAGACAAGCTGGATCCTGGCCTGCGCTACGTGTACGTTATTCGGAGGTTCAGCTCACCGATTG